In Pseudothermotoga hypogea DSM 11164 = NBRC 106472, the following are encoded in one genomic region:
- the radA gene encoding DNA repair protein RadA — protein MKKTSHFVCENCGYESPKWFGKCPSCGAWNTARQVTNVEGERRKNLVEPVSLTALTTEPRLKRIRTGFFELDEALSGGLLPGQVILLGGEPGVGKSSLALQISCHLASTFKVLYVSAEESAEQVGYRAARFDCRFKDNVVVLSENDPQGVLNVLDSSYEFLVLDSLQAMYSEQVGAYPGSIAQVRTAASLITERCKQLSIPALLIAHITKSGEIAGPKMVEHLVDTVIYFEGEANTDYRVLRVVKNRFGPSGEMCIFEMTELGLKQIDESFLIDVEEPPAGNCLSCVIEGSKPLVVQLQALVSKTRSVSPRRVSNGYDLTRLLMLIAILERQARLSLESRDVYVNVMGGLRITDTAADLAVACAIVSSLTEVPLGRTAALGEISLDGRIRPVHRIKNRLDALSRIELEKILLPASSDLANNCRALKDVRSLLDVLGVRKVDRE, from the coding sequence ATGAAGAAGACCAGCCATTTTGTTTGTGAAAACTGTGGCTACGAATCGCCAAAATGGTTTGGAAAGTGTCCAAGTTGCGGTGCGTGGAACACGGCCAGGCAGGTCACAAACGTTGAAGGTGAACGGCGAAAGAACTTGGTTGAACCAGTCAGTCTGACGGCTCTCACAACAGAACCGAGGTTGAAGAGGATTCGAACCGGTTTTTTTGAACTCGACGAGGCGTTGAGTGGTGGTTTGTTACCAGGACAGGTAATTCTGCTCGGTGGGGAGCCAGGCGTCGGTAAGAGTAGCCTGGCTCTCCAGATTTCTTGTCACCTTGCGAGCACGTTCAAAGTGTTGTACGTCAGTGCCGAGGAGTCGGCGGAACAAGTTGGCTACAGGGCGGCGAGGTTTGACTGTCGCTTCAAAGACAACGTCGTTGTCCTGAGCGAGAACGATCCGCAAGGTGTGCTGAACGTCTTGGACAGCTCTTATGAGTTTTTGGTCCTGGACTCACTCCAAGCCATGTATTCAGAGCAAGTCGGTGCTTATCCTGGAAGCATCGCTCAGGTTCGTACAGCTGCTTCACTGATCACGGAACGTTGTAAACAGCTTTCGATTCCCGCATTGCTCATAGCGCATATAACAAAGAGTGGTGAGATCGCGGGTCCAAAGATGGTTGAGCATCTGGTTGACACAGTGATCTATTTCGAGGGAGAGGCGAACACAGATTACAGGGTCCTCAGGGTTGTCAAGAACAGATTCGGCCCTTCTGGTGAGATGTGCATCTTTGAGATGACCGAGCTGGGTCTGAAACAGATCGACGAATCTTTCCTGATAGATGTGGAAGAACCACCAGCGGGCAACTGTCTCAGCTGCGTGATCGAAGGTTCGAAACCACTCGTTGTGCAACTGCAGGCCCTCGTGTCGAAGACAAGATCCGTTTCGCCAAGACGCGTGAGCAACGGCTACGATTTGACCAGACTCTTGATGCTTATAGCCATTCTGGAGCGTCAGGCACGTCTTTCTCTGGAGAGTCGAGACGTTTATGTGAACGTGATGGGTGGTTTGAGAATTACCGACACGGCCGCAGATTTGGCCGTCGCCTGCGCCATCGTTTCTTCTTTGACCGAGGTTCCACTGGGTAGAACTGCGGCCCTCGGTGAGATCAGTTTGGATGGAAGGATCAGGCCTGTTCACAGGATCAAGAATCGTCTCGACGCGCTGAGCAGGATCGAGTTGGAAAAAATACTGTTGCCCGCAAGTTCAGATCTTGCCAACAATTGCCGTGCGCTGAAAGACGTGAGATCCCTGCTGGACGTTCTGGGAGTGAGGAAAGTTGATCGCGAGTGA
- a CDS encoding ATP-dependent Clp protease ATP-binding subunit — MFDKFSESSARLIVEAQKEAIEMGHSYVGTEHILLAILKQDSPLSESLGEMGVTYARAKNEIISMVGMGMRGYSSSPQMTPRAKRVIELAYEEAKYLGSEKIQPEHILLGIIREGEGIAVHVLRKMGVDLGTLRRIVVESSQQRESDYDVERTSDNPSVRHLEGFGIDLTALAMKNQLDPVIGREEEIERVMQILVRRKKNNPVLIGEPGIGKTAIVEGLAQRIVAGEVPEPLKHKTIFSLDVAALVAGTKYRGEFEKRMKKLLQVVSRDPNIILFIDEIHTIVGAGSAEGAVDAANILKPALARGEIKCIGATTPDEYRKYIEKDAALERRFQKIYVREPSAEETLNILKGLRHKYEAHHRVKYTDSALEAAVYLSKRYITDHFLPDKAIDVVDEAGARARLKSFVLPPEIQVLKARLEQIKNDKELAVLNQDYEKAAELKEEERTLSAQLNEKYQAWRKAVESSIITVDVDQVAEVVSSWTGIPLMKIEESESEKLLNLEKALHQRIVGQDEAIKAIARAIRRARSGLKDPRRPIGVFLFLGPTGVGKTELTKVLAAHLFGDEKALVRFDMSEYMERFSVSRLIGAPPGYVGYEEGGTLTEKVRRRPFSVILFDEIEKAHPDVFNILLQIMDDGRLTDSQGREVDFKNTIIVMTSNIGGTLINKSKRTLGFVSQEDAQRDYDEMKTLVLEEVKKTFRPEFLNRIDEIVVFHPLSKEDVSKIIDILISDLKDRLKSKGLDVVLAKSAKEFLIEKGFDPVYGARPLKRAIQQYLEDPLAEEILRGKFNPGDVIVCSRGKDGLKFTKRRRTKAGVLQG, encoded by the coding sequence ATGTTCGATAAATTTTCAGAAAGCTCAGCAAGGTTGATCGTGGAAGCTCAGAAAGAAGCCATCGAAATGGGCCATTCCTATGTTGGAACTGAACACATTCTGCTTGCGATACTGAAGCAGGATTCTCCGCTGAGCGAGTCGCTTGGTGAGATGGGAGTCACCTACGCGCGTGCGAAAAACGAGATCATATCAATGGTCGGCATGGGCATGAGGGGCTATTCAAGCTCACCTCAGATGACGCCCAGGGCCAAGCGTGTCATCGAACTTGCATACGAGGAAGCAAAGTACCTGGGGAGCGAGAAAATACAACCCGAGCACATTCTCTTGGGGATCATAAGAGAAGGCGAGGGAATAGCCGTCCACGTGCTCAGGAAAATGGGCGTAGACCTTGGAACGCTCAGAAGGATAGTGGTCGAAAGCTCCCAGCAACGAGAGTCGGATTACGATGTTGAGAGAACGTCAGACAATCCGTCCGTCAGGCACCTGGAAGGTTTTGGCATAGACCTCACGGCTCTTGCGATGAAAAATCAGCTGGATCCAGTTATAGGCAGGGAAGAGGAAATAGAGCGTGTGATGCAGATTCTGGTGAGAAGGAAGAAGAACAACCCGGTACTCATAGGTGAGCCAGGCATCGGTAAGACTGCCATCGTTGAGGGTCTGGCGCAGCGGATCGTCGCAGGCGAAGTTCCAGAACCTCTCAAACACAAGACGATCTTTTCTCTTGACGTTGCCGCGCTCGTGGCTGGGACCAAATACAGGGGAGAATTCGAGAAGAGGATGAAGAAGTTGTTGCAGGTCGTCAGTCGAGATCCGAACATCATACTCTTCATTGACGAAATACACACGATTGTTGGAGCCGGTTCGGCCGAAGGCGCCGTGGACGCCGCGAACATTTTGAAGCCTGCGCTTGCCAGAGGTGAGATCAAGTGTATAGGTGCGACGACTCCCGACGAGTACAGGAAATACATTGAGAAGGATGCGGCACTCGAGAGGCGTTTCCAGAAGATCTACGTCAGAGAGCCGAGCGCCGAGGAGACGCTCAACATCCTCAAAGGTTTGAGACACAAGTACGAAGCACACCACAGGGTCAAGTACACCGACTCCGCACTGGAAGCGGCGGTCTATCTGTCGAAACGTTACATCACGGACCACTTCTTGCCGGACAAAGCCATCGATGTGGTGGACGAAGCCGGTGCGAGGGCGCGTTTGAAGAGCTTTGTTCTTCCACCGGAGATACAGGTTTTGAAGGCGCGTTTGGAACAGATCAAGAACGATAAGGAGCTCGCTGTGTTGAACCAGGATTACGAGAAGGCTGCGGAACTGAAAGAAGAGGAAAGAACACTTTCCGCACAGCTGAACGAAAAGTACCAAGCGTGGAGAAAAGCTGTCGAATCTTCAATAATAACCGTTGACGTTGATCAGGTTGCGGAGGTCGTGTCGAGCTGGACAGGCATACCTTTGATGAAGATAGAAGAAAGCGAAAGTGAGAAGCTGTTGAACCTCGAGAAGGCATTGCATCAGCGCATCGTGGGTCAAGACGAAGCCATAAAGGCCATCGCGAGGGCCATAAGACGCGCCCGCAGCGGTTTGAAAGATCCGAGGCGCCCCATCGGTGTGTTTCTGTTCCTTGGACCCACGGGTGTAGGTAAAACGGAGCTGACGAAGGTGCTCGCCGCACACCTCTTTGGTGACGAGAAGGCGCTGGTTAGGTTCGACATGAGCGAGTACATGGAGAGGTTCTCTGTTTCGAGGTTGATCGGGGCACCTCCAGGCTACGTTGGTTACGAGGAGGGTGGAACGCTGACCGAAAAGGTCAGACGCAGACCCTTCTCAGTCATTCTGTTCGATGAGATCGAGAAGGCACATCCGGACGTCTTTAACATCCTGCTTCAGATCATGGACGATGGTCGTCTGACCGATTCTCAGGGTAGAGAGGTGGACTTCAAGAACACGATCATCGTCATGACCAGCAACATTGGAGGTACGTTGATAAACAAGTCCAAGAGAACGCTCGGTTTCGTCTCTCAGGAAGATGCACAACGCGATTACGATGAGATGAAGACGCTCGTTCTCGAAGAAGTCAAGAAGACTTTCAGACCGGAGTTTCTGAACCGAATAGACGAAATAGTGGTCTTCCACCCGCTGTCAAAGGAGGACGTCTCGAAGATCATCGACATACTCATCTCGGACTTGAAAGACAGGTTGAAGAGCAAGGGACTCGACGTGGTCTTGGCAAAATCTGCTAAAGAGTTTTTGATAGAGAAAGGTTTCGATCCCGTGTACGGTGCAAGACCTTTGAAGCGAGCCATCCAACAGTATCTGGAAGATCCGCTCGCCGAAGAGATACTCAGAGGCAAGTTCAATCCGGGTGACGTAATCGTTTGTTCTCGCGGCAAAGACGGTCTGAAATTCACTAAGAGACGCAGGACAAAGGCAGGAGTTCTGCAGGGATGA
- a CDS encoding CPBP family intramembrane glutamic endopeptidase, translating to MRSRTLFLLFLLVLFSGPLIVGSSGSVWTAVAWYASLLTVTLTIMKLERLGPLFVYRKGIVLRSLLYLLLLYGLLAVTSLVFPQESSAVQKLSLDPAMIVLLVILAPLAEEVAFRGYTQAIAKRRLGTNGAIIVTSLLFSFFHPFSVFPQIFVTSLLLGTIKEVHGSLVPCIIVHCLNNVVALAVSL from the coding sequence ATGAGGAGCCGAACTCTGTTCCTGCTGTTCTTGCTGGTGCTGTTTTCAGGACCACTGATAGTTGGTTCGAGCGGTTCTGTATGGACCGCAGTGGCGTGGTATGCTTCGCTTTTGACCGTGACCCTGACCATCATGAAACTGGAACGTCTCGGTCCGTTGTTCGTCTACAGAAAGGGGATCGTATTGAGGAGCTTGCTGTACTTACTTCTGCTTTACGGTTTGCTCGCCGTAACGAGTTTGGTCTTTCCGCAAGAATCGAGCGCAGTTCAAAAACTGAGTTTGGATCCAGCCATGATCGTTCTGCTCGTAATCCTTGCGCCTTTGGCAGAAGAAGTGGCCTTCCGTGGCTACACGCAAGCGATCGCCAAAAGGCGTTTGGGCACAAACGGTGCGATAATCGTGACATCGTTGTTGTTCTCGTTCTTTCATCCATTTTCTGTCTTTCCCCAGATATTCGTAACATCGTTGCTACTTGGAACGATAAAGGAGGTTCACGGTTCTCTTGTACCTTGTATCATAGTGCACTGTCTAAATAATGTGGTGGCACTGGCTGTGTCTTTATAA